Genomic DNA from Paenibacillus sp. MBLB1832:
AGTATCACGTTAGCCGATCAGATGATTCGTTCTGGTGATGCTTCCCTCTTAGTTGTAGGAGGCATGGAAAGTATGAGTCAGGCCCCCTATCTCGTGCCGCAAGCGAGATGGGGCTCACGTATGGGCGATCAAACGCTGGTCGACAGTATGCTGCGTGACGGGCTAACCTGCCCGTTTCACGGCGTGCATATGGTCAATCACGGCAGCCAAGTCGCTGCGGAATTTCGCATCACACGTGGTGCGCAAGATGCTTGGGCGTTACGCAGCCATGAGCGAGCGATAGCGGCCATGGCGAAAGGCTACTTCGCGGAGGAAATCGTGCCTGTACGCGTCGTCAGTAAGCAAGGCGAGCGCGTCGTAGATCGCGATGAAGGTCCTCGCAGCGACACGAGTCTGGCGAAGCTCGCGGCGCTCTCGCCTGTGTTTGACAGCGGCGGTACCATTACCGCTGGGAATGCGCCGGGCGTCAATGACGGCGCCGCTGCATTGGTCGTTATGGACAAAGCGCGTGCGCATGCCGAAGGGCTTACACCGCTGGCAACCATTGTAGGGCATGCCACGGTTGGTGAGCGAGCGCCATACATTGCCATGGCGCCAGCACTTGCGGTTGCCAAGCTGCTGAATCAAGCAGGGATGAGCTCCCAGCAAATTGACCGATTTGAGGTCAATGAAGCTTTTGCCGCCGTATTGCTCAC
This window encodes:
- a CDS encoding acetyl-CoA C-acetyltransferase; the protein is MRETVIVGGARTPFGKFGGALQEMAAVDLGGIAIQEAIRRSRADPQAIEHVVMGMVLQSGAGQVPSRQAARRAGLDWPVTSETINKVCASGMRSITLADQMIRSGDASLLVVGGMESMSQAPYLVPQARWGSRMGDQTLVDSMLRDGLTCPFHGVHMVNHGSQVAAEFRITRGAQDAWALRSHERAIAAMAKGYFAEEIVPVRVVSKQGERVVDRDEGPRSDTSLAKLAALSPVFDSGGTITAGNAPGVNDGAAALVVMDKARAHAEGLTPLATIVGHATVGERAPYIAMAPALAVAKLLNQAGMSSQQIDRFEVNEAFAAVLLTCEHILGWERDRVNVNGGAIALGHPIGASGTRIVLTLINELRRHGGGYGIAAICSGTAQGDAILVRVDV